One part of the Theropithecus gelada isolate Dixy chromosome 5, Tgel_1.0, whole genome shotgun sequence genome encodes these proteins:
- the LAMTOR3 gene encoding ragulator complex protein LAMTOR3, whose protein sequence is MADDLKRFLYKKLPSVEGLHAIVVSDRDGVPVIKVANDNAPEHALRPGFLSTFALATDQGSKLGLSKNKSIICYYNTYQVVQFNRLPLVVSFIASSSANTGLIVSLEKELAPLFEELRQVVEVS, encoded by the exons ATGGCGGAT GACCTAAAGCGATTCTTGTATAAAAAGTTACCAAg tgttGAAGGGCTCCATGCCATTGTTGTATCAGATAGAGATGGAGTACCTGTTATTAAAG TGGCCAATGACAATGCTCCGGAGCATGCGTTGCGACCTGGTTTCTTATCCACTTTTGCCCTGGCAACAGACCAAGGGAGCAAACTTggactttcaaaaaataaaagtatcatcTGTTACTATAACACCTACCAG gtgGTTCAGTTTAATCGTTTACCTTTGGTGGTGAGTTTCATAGCCAGCAGCAGTGCCAATACAG GACTAATTGTCAGCCTAGAAAAGGAACTTGCTCCATTATTTGAAGAATTGAGACAAGTTGTGGAAGTTTCTTAG